acatagtaacatagtaacatagtaacatagtaacatagagttcaacctatacagtgTATTCTCTGAAGAAAGGGTATTAGAATTCTGTATTTAATGCTTTGTGCTCTTCATCAGATGACTGGAGTGCTCCAAGAACCTCTACGGTCTTCCGACTGGGTGACGTCTTCCATATTGAAGCCTCTGTTGATTCTGGCAACCATGTGCCTATGACTGTCTTTGTTGACAGTTGTGTGGCCACATTAAATCCCACTGCCAACTCTGTTCCCAGCTATGAAATAATTTCTCTTAATGGGTGAGTCTTACTAGCTAGTAATGCTAGTCACTGGCAAGTTTATAATACTTAATGTAAATCCTTAATTACAGGTGCTTGATGGATGGGAAAGAGGCAGATTCCACATCTGCATTCATGTCCCCAAGGCCCCAGCCAGACAAACTCCAGTTCACAGTTGATGCTTTTAGATTTACTGGGAGAGATGTATCCACTGTAAGAAATGCATTCAAATGAAATAAGGGTCTCTAAAAATTATATACTGAGAATTTCtttgacttttttttaaatctcttccaTAGATTTACATTACTTGTAGCCTAAGAGCTGCAGCAGCGACCCAGCTTCCAGATCCCATGAACAAGGCTTGTTCGTTCAGCAAAACCAGCAATACGTAAGTAGCCTAGAAGCAGTCTGGGATACTAATTGCTTTCTTAGCATACAAATAGTGCTTTTATTTAGCCCTGTGGGCAGAATGCTTTGTCAAATAGGTTTCAGGATCCTAGTACAACTAGACAACTACTTGTTTGGTCCTGAGTGcagcaaaatgcttctattaaaaaaaaaaataggactaGTCATGTTTTTAACACGGGTCGCTTACATGGGCTTAATGACCTAATTTGTCTCCACAGTTGGTCCCCTCTTGAAGGTACCAGTGACATCTGTAGATGCTGTGACACTGGGAACTGTGTGGCTTCTCCTGGTCAGAGCAGGAGGGTTAGCCAGTATAATCAAGGTCGAGGAAGAGGAAAGAGGCAAGCTGGACCTGGTAGGTTGTCATGTTAATGCTGTTGGGATGCCTAGAATAATTGAGTTGGTTCTTTGTACCCATCCTACTCTGGAGTAAATGATGCCAATATAATACAATTAAGCAGAATTTGATTCTATGTAGTTATAAATACAGACTTATGGGAAGCTTTAGTTATATAAACTATGCAGCAATGCAATCTTTAGTACTTTGACAGTACATCAAAGTTTTAGCGCACATGGGTAGGTGTATAGTTCAAAACCTTTAATCTGTTTCTATTCTAGATACTTCTGTAGAGAGAGAACAAACCTTGGCCACTCTGGGACCCTTACTGGTAATTGGACCGGACCAAAACAAAGCACTGGCAGTGACTCAGAATCTGGATTCGTTGGAGTTCTGGGTGTGGGTGGCAGTAGGTTCTCTGAGTCTTGTTGTATTGGTGGTTTGTGCTGCTGTGATAGGGAAGTGTGTAGTTAAGAAACGCATCCTGCTGGCTGAATAAAACTTTTTTTGAATATAATGCTGTTTCATGATTTCATATTGATGCCATTTTATATCTTGCAATTAGTTTCATCACTATCTGCTGGAGATCACATGAGTCTTGATCAGATAACTTCAATATGGAGGAATCTCCTAATGCCAACTAATCCATGGGTTTTAACTCTCATACATAGGGGAAtcaattaaacattttaagaatttaGAAGATTACAAAATTCATTGACGCAAAATATCCTATTCACCAGTAGAATAGGGGATAACCTGTCTTGGCTTTCATATGATGGTAAAATAGTTAATGATTTTCTGCTCTCTGCAAATTCTCTTCACCCTTTTATAACTATTTATGCTCAACAGTTACTTGCCTGCCTTTTTGTGTTGTGCAACCTACCTAATGTTCTGTTCAACAGAGCATTCAATTATTCCTAAACTTCTTCCCctaaaacttaaaagggacagtctacaccagaacttttttaagggacagtctacaccagaacaggacttgggaattattatttcagatgatttaaaacttagtaaacaatgtagtaaggcagcgagtaaggctagcagaatgcttggatgtattggtagaggtatttgcagcagaaatagtaaggttcttatgccactttatagatcattagttaggcctcatcttgagtattgtgtgcagttctggaggccatatcttcagaaggatattaacaaacttgaatctgtgcaaaggagggctaccaaaatggtacatggtctaaaaaataaaacttaccaggataggctcaatgacctaaatatgtatagcttagaggagagaagggaaagaggtgatatgatagcaactttcaagtacattaaagggtttagtaaaactgaggctgtgggtattttacataaaatggaaaattcaagaacaaggggtcatgagctcaagctaaagggtagtagattcaggagtaatttgaggaagcacttctttacagaaagagtgattgatttatggaataaacttcctcaagaggtagtagcaacaaacactgtgggggactttaaaaatgcatgggacaagcatagggctatcctacgaactagataagtttatactgttgggtaaggtggggcagacttgctgggcctatggctcttatctgccgtcaatatctatgtttctatgtttctaacttttattgttttaatagatagataataccttattacccattccctagttttgcataaccaacactgttgtattacacttttttttacctctgattaccttgtatcgcagcatctgcaaactgcccccttatttcagttcttttgacaggcatgcattttagccaatcagtgcaggctcatatgaactccacatgcgtgagcagtgttatctatggcacacgtgaactaacaccctctagtggagaaCAACTGTCAAAAattcctgagagaagaggcagccttcaagagcttaaactagaatatgaacctcctaggtttagctttcaactaagaatacctagagaagaaagcaaaattggtgataaaaataaattggaaaattgtttaaaatgacatgccctatctgaatcatgaaagtattttttttttttaaatatattttggactagactgtccctttaattaaaaacttTAACCTTCCCTCCCTCCATGCTCCACACTTGAGTGTTCTGCCCAGGTTTATGTGCGCTGACAATAGTTCTGCAGAGGGACAGGGCACCTTGGGCAGCTCAGAGACCCTTTAACTTCCACTTCTAGGTGTAAGAGGGaaaatgggggtgggggggggggtagggggattTGACCAGTGAAAAGCACCAGAACTTGATACAAGGTGCCATCCTGTTGCCGGGTCAGAAGTGCAGTGACTTGATAGGACAGACTACATAAAAGAAGTGCATAGACAGTTGCAGGATGAGGAAGTGTATGAAAAACTTCCTATTAATCCTACATTCAAGTATAGGAGAATTCTTCATGACCTTTTGGATTGGGCAGTGATGATTGGTGCAATAACAAAAATGAATTTTGATTATCTATTGGTTGAACATCCTG
The nucleotide sequence above comes from Bombina bombina isolate aBomBom1 chromosome 7, aBomBom1.pri, whole genome shotgun sequence. Encoded proteins:
- the LOC128635754 gene encoding zona pellucida sperm-binding protein 3 isoform X1 codes for the protein MPMTPEFMVYSTNLNYNPTPSGNSPIIRTNAAVVLIQCYYPRHENVSSNAIKPTWMPYSSTISAEERLVFSLNLMNDDWSAPRTSTVFRLGDVFHIEASVDSGNHVPMTVFVDSCVATLNPTANSVPSYEIISLNGCLMDGKEADSTSAFMSPRPQPDKLQFTVDAFRFTGRDVSTIYITCSLRAAAATQLPDPMNKACSFSKTSNTWSPLEGTSDICRCCDTGNCVASPGQSRRVSQYNQGRGRGKRQAGPDTSVEREQTLATLGPLLVIGPDQNKALAVTQNLDSLEFWVWVAVGSLSLVVLVVCAAVIGKCVVKKRILLAE
- the LOC128635754 gene encoding zona pellucida sperm-binding protein 3 isoform X2 gives rise to the protein MTPEFMVYSTNLNYNPTPSGNSPIIRTNAAVVLIQCYYPRHENVSSNAIKPTWMPYSSTISAEERLVFSLNLMNDDWSAPRTSTVFRLGDVFHIEASVDSGNHVPMTVFVDSCVATLNPTANSVPSYEIISLNGCLMDGKEADSTSAFMSPRPQPDKLQFTVDAFRFTGRDVSTIYITCSLRAAAATQLPDPMNKACSFSKTSNTWSPLEGTSDICRCCDTGNCVASPGQSRRVSQYNQGRGRGKRQAGPDTSVEREQTLATLGPLLVIGPDQNKALAVTQNLDSLEFWVWVAVGSLSLVVLVVCAAVIGKCVVKKRILLAE